The Coffea arabica cultivar ET-39 chromosome 2c, Coffea Arabica ET-39 HiFi, whole genome shotgun sequence genome includes the window GTCAGTAGTGGCCTGGTTGCCATGTCTTTCCTAACCATTTCTCATGCTATTACAGTTGGTGGAACCTTTTTTGTCTTTGCAGCAATATCAGCTCTTTCTGTTGCTTTTGTTTACAAGTGTGTCCCAGAAACGAAGGGGAAATCACtagagcaaattgaaaagctTTTTCAGACTGATAAGCACTGGAAAGGAGGCGAAGTGGAGCTTGGAGATGTTGAGCACCTAGTGCAGAAGCAATGATACTGGCTTGAAAAGCAAATATACACCAATAAATTGCTTTTGCCTCACAAACAATAGTGAGAAACTACAGTACCAAAGCTGAATCTACTTTGTAATGAAGCCTCAACCACGATATCACATTGCATATtgtcttttttctcaaaatctcacATAAGGCTGATTTTTGTGCCAAGAACCTATACAGCCCCTTGTGTTAAAGTTGGTTGCCTACTTTAGTTGTAGATGTTctcaaagataaatttgctgGGAGGATACTTTTGACTGAAAGCTGCAATAAGTATCAGAAACAAATTGTATTTGTCAAAGTTACAAGGCAATTGAAAGAAAGATTGAAGGACAGAAGAGTCGAATCAAAGTTGAAATCACCTTTTCTTCAAAAGGTTAGCAGCCTTTTGTTATGTTTCTCAGTTTTTGACTGAGGAACAtgtttggcattttttttttttttcctacttttactttgttttgaaaatgcAATTTCCACCCCATCCATAGAAGGAATTCTACTTATCAAAAGTTACAACAACCTTTAGGAATAAAGGATAGATGTGACGACATTTAAGAATAAAGGAAGGGCATCCAATTCCTTTCTAGCATATTAATATCCCCATCGCCATCTGGGTTTACATCAGCACTTCTGATTGTGCCCATTGCCTGGTAACAACACCAGGGGCCATTGGGTTTATTAAGCTTTGAGTAGCTGGAAAAGCAAAGAGAGCATAGGCGCAGCTTATTGGGAAGCACATATACGCTTTTTAACCATAAAGCAGTTGCAAATTCCCAGCAAGAGCATCCATTACTGTGTTTCTAAGCACTAATTCTTCACTTTTCAGATCAGGCTGCTCCTACCAAACTACCTTTCAAACATAAAAATAAGGGATTTAGTCAatactttgtccaatttttaccaaaaaaaaaaacactgtgAAATGCACCCAAAACCAAGTTGTatatacaagtgcaaaatgacttATTGCTTGCACTTAAATTTATCACTCATGCAATGATTGAAGTGAGGAAGTAGAAAGGTTCGAAATTTAGTGTTGAATTATTAAATATACAGCACAGGAAAATTGACAATTTGAACAACAGATGAGGCTTGAAAGGGAAAGCACATGAAAGGCCACATGGCACATGTAATCAAAAACACCATAATACAAATGAAAGGGATGGCTTTTAAAGGTTTTGGGGCTAACTCTGCCTGCATAAATGTTGCTGAGACATCAAGCTTCACCTATATGATTCCAAATGGAGTTATGCACCTCTAAACATAACAAATACAGGGAAAGGCAAACCGGCATTGATCATATTATGCAGCACAGCAGCATCCCTTTTGCGTCCGCAACTGTCataagaaagtaaaaaaaaaaaaaaaaaaaaaaaacaactgcTCTGGAAAATGAACTTAAACTCAAAAAACTGATTGAGTTGAGCAATTGGTCTCAGATGAAAAGTTACTTCAAACAGTTGCTTACTTATTCATAAACTACTGAGTAGTTAGTTACTGAGGTTTAATGAGGTTGGAACAGCCGCTTGCATTTCTAAGTTTTATAGACTGTTGGTGGGATGATTCAATTATCTTGCAGGTATTCTTGCATGGGTTGTTACTGCTACTTGTATCAAATTAAATCATCATTCATTGAGAATACCACTTTAGTAATCATAATGAAGAGGTACAAGTAAGCAACACCCAAGAGAGTTATTCCCGGTTGGATCAGTTAGAATTGTGTCTTACCTAATTCTTTCCCTTGAATTGAAGTTGGTGGGTACTTTGCATGATCTAACTTCATAGCCGCATCACATTTATATGTAATTAGTCAGATAGAAGCGCATAATTAGGCTGATCATCCAAAAGAGTCCTCGAGCACAATATTAACGGAACTTTATATGCTAAGGTTCGTTTAACTACAAGATATACTTTGGAATTGGATCTTAGGATGTCATAATAAAGATAAATTCAGTTAGTCTAGAAGGCACTAGGATGTTGAGGAAAATGAGCAATATTAAGCACCAGGATGTGTTGGTTGTAAAGAACACAAATTTGTACTTTTTAAGTGGGAAGGAAGGTCAAGAATAAAGTTGAAGGATAGCAAAACTTACCAATTAGTACAATTTACAAGTACATCACATCACCACAGGCTACATTTATTGGCCTAAACAGAACTTCAAAGAATTCACCTACCAACACGAGATTTCATATAGAAAAGCTTTCAACTTTTCTGCCATGAACTGGGAAGACTAAAACGACAAATGGCTTGAAACTGGTGATTTCAGTTATCAGACGAAACTcaaaaaattcaaatgaaaatgaGATCATCCACAATTGCTTCTGTATAACGTGCGTAGTTGGAAGGTTTTCCAGCAATACAAATGGAAAGATATACTACTACTAGCTATTTAACATTGGCTAATTTAGACTTTGTTCTCCTTAAATTTCTTTAGTATAAAAAGAATGCAGCACAGTGGTAGGACTGAGTTGGTCCCATACCACATTTAATTCTACAATCTACTGACTTAAAGCGACACATTAACCTGAAGtaaaattgcaaaagatgcaagTGTCCGACATCATGTGTTGGATAATGCTTCCTTGTTGAATCTCAAGCTTTCTGCTCTCCTTATTCCAGAGATGCACTGCAAAACTTCGGCCACGAATCTGCCTAAGTTTAGTAAACATCCACTTCGATTGAGTCTCATTCCTTGGAGCTCTAAAGAGGCTGCCAATCCTGCTCCAATCAACAGGATAAAATGCCGCAGGAGGCAACACCGTAAAATTATATCCAGGCCTTTGGCTTACCCTTGAAACAACTCTCGAAACCAAGTAAGGGCCATTGTGACCCCATTTATTGCCATCAAAAGTTAGTGCAAATTCTTCAATAAACTTGTAAAGCAATGGATGCCCTTTATCGAAAATCATCACTGCATTATTCAACCTGCTCCAATTTCTTGTCTGAAGATTCACAGTCTGAGCTCCAATTGCATTCCTCAAGTTGACAAACCTCTTCAATACTATCATATCAGCGTCGATATAGATCCCACCAAACTTGTACAGCAAACCAAGCCTAAGCAAATTGGAGaggttttggccaaatgaaacCTCCCCGGGATTGACATTTCCTTTGGTTAAACGATCAATCCAAGCTTTTGCAACTGTATTCTTGAACAAATAATTGTAATCAGGGGAAACTGCAGCTACCCTGAATCCCTTTTTCAAGAAAGGCCTTAAAATTTCCATCCCTAGTCTTGAATCCAATGAATCTGACGCTATTATCAAGCAACCATCCGGATGTGACTTGAATAAACTTTCTATGGTGAAAAATTCTCTATCACCGAAATTGCCAATTGAAGATATCCAAGTCATAAAAAACCGAAACTTACATGAAGAGTTCGATGAATTAGCTTTGAAGAACTCCTTCACTCTTTTCGAGAACTGCTTCATTTCCCCATCCTGCCCGAAAATTTTGCTCAAAGCCTTTCTACTTTGCCTTCTTTTCACATGAAGTATGACAGATTCATTCCTAATAAAATCCAATGAATTTTGGTCTGTATGCAGGAGGGTAAAGTTCAAGTCCAAAAGGGTCTTCTTTTCTGCAACAGGGATTTCTTCTTTCACAGCATACATGACAGAAGAGGACACTTTACCTGAGGAAGACATAGAAACGAACCTTCTTGATTTTTCTGCAACATTTTCCGGCGAGGAACTAGCTAGCAGGGGAGCTGTCTTGGCTGGAAACGGGATATAAACTGAGAAGATACTGAGGCTATTGTAAGCTAAAAGAACAATCAAGACAAGGGAAACAAGAAGCTGAGATAGCTTCAGTTTGAAAATCCCCATTGGTACTTCTGTGATCTTTGCATGGTCAAGGATTTACATTTGTCTTTAGGACAAAACTTGGAAAGTGAGAAGTAAAGTTGAAGAGCATACTTCCTACTATTGTTATTACCACATTTTTCAATAGCGGGGGCGGCAAAATTTTGGGCACGAAGATTATTGAAAATGTTTATTGGGTTTTGAGCTATGAAGATTTTGGAAGCAGAAGTTTATATAACCTATGAACGGAAGCTGGTTGGGTTTTGAGCCAAAATTGTACTTTTAGTGGAAGGAGGAAAACACAGATGGGATGAAATTAATTTGTATTGGCGGTTGGGAAGTTGGCTACGGCGTGGTGCATGCTCCGAGTCCCAATTATATACACTAGTCTCTGCGTCCCAATTATTTAACCATATTtaagaaattcaactttttaaaATAGTGATTTTATTGTATTATTTGtactttttttaataattttaccttcataaatttaaattttaaatttaaatgttaGCCTGTGTATGCTTAGAGAAAAGGGTtatattaaaaataaagataaaagtGTGTTTACACTTTTTCAACGTGACAAATAATTTGGAacattttaaaatgaaaaatatgacaCTTTAATTACATCATAAATATGTTTTTCTCTTTAATTGTAAAGTgcacatatatatgtatgtgtgtgtgtgtatatatatatatatatattatatcacaCTAAGTTAAGCTGATAGTGGCAGTATGCCTAAAGAGTTATAGctaaataaataagaattaTGGATTTGTGACTAGGCCTGTCAATCGGGCCTAATGAGCGGGGTTTTGATGAGTTCAAGTTCagctcatttaatttgaaacaGTTTCGGGCTATGAGTTTCGGGTTCGTAAATGTGAAACTCATACTCAGCTCACATAATATTCGAGTTGTGAGCCTTAATCGGGcttagcccaagctcacttattactcattaattttcttaatataattactataactattaagttgtaaaactaatttaacatttacaagactataatattaaaactaaacatgaacaaataatagttcttaaaaagtatataaaccaaaaaaattttcaacaatatttatatttaatccatttaaaatgcatgaaaaatagtaataaaacatgcgatcaaaagccaatacatctttaaaagttgaaacttttttttataatcttgtgatttaaatccaaatatgcttgaggatttttgtgtttgtagacaaaaaaaaaatcaaccaataatatgctaatacaaaaatttactcaaccaataagaaaaattagagatttagttatgcattactaatattggctctcaagaaagctcatgaaagagtctttagatgtatttttgtgttttgtaatttatatatatttttagtatttagtaaaaacatatttggatatataattatacataatatcaaaatataaatattatatatataggtaattaaagGGCCGGACCTATATCGGATTTGAGCCTAATAAGGCCCAAACTCGGCTCACATTTAATTCGGATCTAATTTTTAGGCTTAAGCTCAGACCGGCTCACTAAATGATCGGGCTCATCGGGTTTTCTGTCGGAccgaacgagccgagctcggaCTGGCCCAACCCCATTGACAGTCCTATCTGTGACCAAAGATGTTCTCGAATATATGTTCAAATTGACAAATTAGCAAATCATTGATTGGATTGAAGGCGTACTTCTCTTTTCATTTCATTGCTATGTACACCTCAATGACACGATGAAATTCAATTTATGAGTTAGGTTGATTATTTTAACAAGGGGAAAAATTAGAAAGTTTAGGAGAGCTGATCCAATTGGAGAATGATAGCggtaaaattataaatttttcgaatatccACTACACTTTGTGAGTAGCAGAGTTTTGATCACtcaacttttaaaaatatatatttacccactaaattattaaaaatataaatattggaTCATTTCGTCTATTTTTACCATTAAGTCTATCAGATCTAAGGACGTGCACAATAGTTTAATGAGTAAAAACATACTCACACAATAGTTTAGTAGAAAAATACATATTCATACGATAGTTAACTTGTGTACTTTACGAACTACCAACTTGGTTGCATCTCGTGACTCGTGCAAGTTCTTAGATCTAACACACTGATGAATTGTGAAAATAGGTAGAatgattcaaattttatattgtCAACAATTTAATGGATaaataaatacttttaaaattaaatgacCAAAACCCTATTATTCTAAGAATTCAGTAAGCAGCGGGGCAATTTGCTCACAAGCAGAATGAGATACATGTAATCTAAACTTACTAatgtaaaatatataaaagactgatgatatatatatatatatatatatatatatatatatatgaacacTGATGATTTATAAAAGACTTACTCGACAGAATATATTTAACTTTGTGCGCCAAGTTGTCCTCTAAACTTGGGGCAGCTTGTATTTGCCGTAGTTGTTGTATTAAGAAGTACAATAACAAGTCAATGACACGACAAATGATTGTCGCCATTCCGAAGCATTTTCTATAACTCATTATCTGCTTATTATTTACCAACTTCAGTGGCTATAACCAATCATCCATACCTTCCTCGCAAAACTTGAAACCAGgtaattttctttgaaaatggTTAGTTTTCATTTCTAAAATTTGAGCCATGGACACATTATCATTCAAACTTTCTGGTATAACACATTTAATATCCAAGTTAccaatttttaattaatttcatacTCAAATGAGTAATTAATCAATTTGAATAGAAATTGGGGATGCAATGGACATGAACCTGCTAAGTAAAAAGCGTTGCATGACTTAAAATCAGCAAAATAAAATGGATATCTTCACTCTCCCTACTTCAATTTTGGTTCAAATCGATTAATTTTCTgtttgaggatgaaattggtATAAAAATTAATAGTTCAGATACTAAATGTGTTATACTAGAAAATTTGATAGCAAAATACATTCACGGCCCAAAGTTTAGAGATGAAAGTTGGCAtgttccccttttcttttgtttttcatgcaaaaatccgGCAAGTGCACATTGTTTTATGTTCTGCAAGGTTTCTTCCACAGGGCAAAGCAGTCATGGCCTATGCAGACAAAGCTAATATAAAATTTACGGTACATTATGCAAGTAGAAGTTACATGCAACAAAAGTGACGGAGCTAAGACTCGCAAGCCTCAGCCACCGGAAGAACAGAAAATTGGAACGGTTGACGGCGCATGTCATCTTTATTTGGCTACGAAAATCAAAGTTCTCCAAATTTTAGAGGATAAATGAATGTGGACGAATTTCATAACCATGCATAATCGAATCCGTGTCCTCCAATGTTTCAGGTTAACCATAGAGACTATAGTCCAGCCAGTGGTACGAAGATATGCGGCTGCAGCTGCCCAACA containing:
- the LOC113725979 gene encoding uncharacterized protein At4g19900; protein product: MGIFKLKLSQLLVSLVLIVLLAYNSLSIFSVYIPFPAKTAPLLASSSPENVAEKSRRFVSMSSSGKVSSSVMYAVKEEIPVAEKKTLLDLNFTLLHTDQNSLDFIRNESVILHVKRRQSRKALSKIFGQDGEMKQFSKRVKEFFKANSSNSSCKFRFFMTWISSIGNFGDREFFTIESLFKSHPDGCLIIASDSLDSRLGMEILRPFLKKGFRVAAVSPDYNYLFKNTVAKAWIDRLTKGNVNPGEVSFGQNLSNLLRLGLLYKFGGIYIDADMIVLKRFVNLRNAIGAQTVNLQTRNWSRLNNAVMIFDKGHPLLYKFIEEFALTFDGNKWGHNGPYLVSRVVSRVSQRPGYNFTVLPPAAFYPVDWSRIGSLFRAPRNETQSKWMFTKLRQIRGRSFAVHLWNKESRKLEIQQGSIIQHMMSDTCIFCNFTSG